DNA from Quercus lobata isolate SW786 chromosome 1, ValleyOak3.0 Primary Assembly, whole genome shotgun sequence:
ACTGCGAACCAATAGAATAAAACTTACGATGCATAATATATGGTGGGTGctgcctttttcttttgattcttgttGTTTGCTGCAGATTGAGTTGGGTCCAAATTTAAGAACTAAATTCTCACTCCCTTTAAAACCCTAGCACATTAAGGCTATAACTTTCAAAATCAATCTTGAAAATTGTTGCTGTACCTGAAGGTTCCACTTCTGGAACAAATCCACCACCGTGAGCGAGAGGATTGGTGAAAGCCTCGGGATTGGGCTTGGAGTGAGTGAGATTGGCGAACTGGTTCTTCAATTTACAGCTCTGCTGCCAAGCGAGAGTGGAGCAAAGAAGCGAGAGCGATTTTCCGGTACCGGTCGAGGACTCAAGGAGTGTGTGACAGTGGTTCTCTTTGGGCTCGATCTAGAGTCGAGATGACCCGACCCATGAACACGAGCTGCGACCCGTACGGCTGGTATGGGAATTCAACTTGGATGCCTCCTTGAAGCACTGTACAGACCCATAGCCTCCATAGGCGAGATCGGCGAGGTGGGTAGGCGAGATCGGTGAGGTGGGCACGCAAGATCGGCGAGGTGGGCACTCAACTCCATAGCCTCCGACCCCATACCTCGCTGATCTCGTCTGCCCAGCGCCGATCTCTCTtctccctttcatttttttctttcttcctccactcCTCACTGATCTCGCctgagttttttctttcttttgccgATCTCGCctgagtttttcttttgtggctatgggttgattttcttggcctaggttgttgtgggttttaatgttttatttttgtggttgtgggttggctTTGAGATCGGAATTTCTGgctttaattagttttttttttttttaataatttctgggtttgtgtttttgttgtttttgttcaagacacacttagatctcaattcataagatttttagtttttaattctgtttttaatttttattatttagttaaaatcaataaattaatttttttaatttagatgctgacgtgacattaaaaaatattttttattattaatttaggccatgtggatattaatttattattatttaactttgccGTTTGTCACGTCTGTAAtatccgtttctgatgtaacggcaaTGACTAAAATGGAATTGTTTTTCAGGATAGgaactaaaagcggtaaaaataaaatttaggaacTAAAATGAGAATTGCTTgaaaatataaggactaaaatatgtttttcgcctaaatttttttcaaaatagtcTATCAACAAATGCGTGAAGAAGAACCTTTAACTAGACTTTTGTGAATTGAAGTAATAATTCAGTTACCAGGTGATTAGTTAaaacattcttaaaaaaaaggtgattaGTTAAAAGTAATAAAGGGGTTGTTCTGTCAATGAGACTTGTGCCTAATTCAAGGAAAGTGTGTTAGGTAGACACATTCCTACGAATGCCAATTAATATTCTTTcctgtttctttttcttgatgTATGAGGGCTTTTATGAACTAATCACATTAAGTGAGAACAATGTGATAGTAAGAGACATTTACTACTGTAACAGTTCCACCTCATTAGATTAATTTCACTAATCAGCTGATTGGTGTTTGCTTGTAGGAACTTGTTGAGTACATTTCCTATAGAGTTGTATTAAGTTTATCATATCATTAAATTGGTAAACAAATGTGCTGATGTTTTGCAAAAAGGTGTTGCCTGCAGCCTGAAGATTTTTGTAGCCATTTCCACCAAACTTGAAACAATTTCCTCGGCCTGATCTGGGTTTCTCATGGATGATGGGGTCTGTTTGGGTATTCCATAGTTTCCTGTAGTTTATATGCTAAATATGTTATAAACGatataatttttagtaatttttatattaacaaaataaaaaataaaaaataactaattttgaATATGCTAATTTTGTCATAAAAAACACTGAAGCAAAAGGCAAAAAAGTTATAAGTTTTTGGCAAATAAAGATGGTATCCATTATTCCATCAGCTTCTCCCATTTCAGGTGGAGTAGAGTCTAATTAGAATTAAATTAGATTCCATCTTAGCTGTGATGGACTAAAAGTCAATGGCTTTCTTAAAACATCATCTACAAATATTTGTCAGTTACGATATTTAACTTAAGCAACAATCTTATCCGAGTTCGTTTCCCAGCTGGTACAACTTAGTCATGAGGAATATAATTTGCCTAAAAATGAAAGAGACATTTATTAACTATAAGAAAAATTTAATTCATGTTTTAAGggcattaatttaaaaaatgttttattaaaaaaaaaaaggattttttcactgttttttatatttctcactAGGGTTATGCTAATGAGTGCCCTAACtcgttaacaatccattttaggaaagttttgacatcacttttatggaaaatgaaaaaagctgtcaaaacattaattgtttttttttttttccaataaaaactttatttaggacactcgttagcatttccctttttattaaaatagcataaaaacttttctaaaattatatgttaACAAATGCCTTAATGGCACGATCCATTaatgaaaagatgagaaaattttgtttgaaaaattatacGTTAACAAATGCCTTAATGGCACGATCCATTAATGAAAAGATGAGAAAGATTTGTTTGAAATGACTTAGTTATATTCTAAAGAGAACTATCAATACATTAATGAGAACGAGTGACTTCattaatgaataataaaaaaagtagagaaatactaaaaataacattaaataaaagtaacaaaaataGTATGTCAATTAGGGAATTTACAAAATGTatgacccctttttttttgaggaacttaCAAAATGTATGACTTTACATAACAAGATTATTTTCATTTcataattaagattttatttcctGAATATAAGAGTATACATAATACCATGTCATTTTAAATAACAGGGCCCTCGATATACttttagatttgtaatattttatacaaaCCATGAAATGAAGTCATTTCAAATATAGAGGATCATAATACATAACATTACATAGAATAAAATGATGATAAAGAATGCACGACAAACCCTCATTAATGAGTTGAAAATTCATAAAtggccccaaaattttaaaattaaggtttGATTGTTATTAATCCCAACGTTTCACATATTGGAGTGCCAGTGttcataaattaataaatgttgtctaaagtttttttttgactACTTGTGCTGTGGcctattcaaaatttatcttTGTGGCCTAAAATGAAATGGAGAAGCGCCTGATAGGTCTGAATTTCCTTTTTGTGTTATCCactaagttaaaaataataataataataaaaataaataaataaataaaaattcaaaagcaGGTGTTGAATGTGTGTCTGGGTACTCTTGGGATGCATCATGCATTGTCTTTTGCTATAATTGAACAAAATTCATTACGTTTACCTCACACTTTccctttaaaataaaacttttgaagTGGCATTATTAACTTGTTTATCCCTAACTTGAGagtaaaaatacaacaaaactATGTAATTTCACATTTTATTGACTTATCAATTTATAATGAGAGTAACGTCACTTTTCTATAAATCCATTACAGATACTCAATTTACTGTGCATCAATTATAACTAAACACATTAGCTTAAATTGAGTGTAAAATTAGATGTATCCTTAAATTCACTAATATAATACACTTGTTAAACGTgttaataatattaaacaagATCCCATATTAGCTtacaaaaatcaattatttaatcCCTCACTAGTGGCACGTACAaccaacaattaaaaaaaaaaaaaaaaaaaaaggcctaccATGGCTCTCTTGTTGCTCCGCTTGGGGCTTTTCTCATAACTTTTCTTTCCTAAGAcattttggctataaataaaaaattaaaaaaaaaaacattaattggGTTGCCTTTTTTGGATCTTATTGATCACAACTAATTTTTGCGTGGAAATCTTTGTTCCTTTTCTCTATTTATTAGAGTTTTGGTTATACTTGTAATTTTAGTTAAGGGACTATGCTCCTTCATCATGTACCAATCtcatttaaaaaacaaaaaagtaaaatcttttattagcaataaattttctaccaatctcatttaaaaaatcaaaaaagtaAACTCTCCTAGAACAGTCCCTAAAGTATATTGCCCCTTTCGTCTACGAAATCCCTATGCAGGATTTTATAGGCAGAATGGTGGTACACTTGCCCCCTTTTATTCCACCGCTATGTTAATGTAAGTTACTTtactataaacaaaaaaatgtttgaaGAAAATTGTATGATTTTTGATTGGATGCTATTGCTGTTTCTTTTTCAGTCATATGGTTTcgaccttttcttttctttttcttttttcttttttttaaatatgagtttctacttttatatataaaaaaagatttatttacGTGTATCCTTAAGATATATATTCgtaaaccattttaaaaaaaaattatgaaaaaagaaaaaataattaactgttttgacaactttttcaattccaCATAAACATTTTCCCAAAATGGATGATAAATAGCTTTCAATGTCTCCTATACAATacttaaatagtaaaatatagaaaataactcAACCCTAATTGATTAATTCTAGCCAACACTAACAAACATGTTAGGGTCAATTTATTTCTCTCAATAATTTTTTGCGTGTGTGATAGAGACAAAAGAAGTAATGAACTATACACTCGTTCAAATAATTAACCCTTGATCACCCCCATTACCAAAATTAGCAAGTAAatactcttcaaaaaaaaaaaaattagcaagtaaatatatatagaaatcgAATGATCAATCATGAAGTATTACTAACTTAAGCTTATTGGTAAACATAAATTGTCTATGACAATGCCAcccaaattattcaaatcagATGATTCACAACCTCATAATTTTCTCCACTGGCCTGCaaatttaaaaacttgaaaAGTACATAACATTAATTGTTTCCCATTTCAAATTTCTACATAAGGATTATTAgaaaaaagggaacaaaaatataatccatacatttttttatatgacaTTATTATgatatgtttcaaatttttgtaaagggcCCCACTGTTTATCTCGGATCGGAGCCAGCTCTGCTCGATCCCTTTTAAATAACACACACAAGTTTTAAATAAAcactcaaaaattcaaatattaataaCTAATCTTATTAATACCATTGGGTAATCTCGAAATATCTGAGAGAGCAAGGGGCCAATTCCCGACACAGATTcggttttaaaaaatatatatctgaTTTCAAAAAAAAGCTTTTAATTACCTTTTGTCCTTTTATAACGGTCGGAAAAAATTCCAATGAAACGGATCTCCTTAACGCCGTTAAGTCGTTAACCCCAGCCGTCCGTGCCGTCCTCTtctcagttctctctctctctaacgcCAAGTAACGTCTcgttcatttttaatattttatttatttttttaaatattttaatttattttctctctctcagctCATCCAAACaacacactctctcactcacacagtaccatctctctcttctctatcacatttccaaatctctctctctctctctctctctgctttaTTAAAATCTTTGAGAACCATCCAAATTCACCgattcactttctctctctctctctcgctgtAAAAGAATCGTCGCCATTTGTACCACACTCGAAGTTCTTGAAATACCGGCAGTTGAAACTTTTACTGTAAGTTTCATTTTCCACTTTCGTTTCCGATTTCACTTCCTTGTGATTTAGTTTCCCGATCGGTCATTTTCGATCGAAACTCGGACTCATCCATTTCTGTCCCtctgtgttttctttttctttttaatcaaaCCAAATAACACTGAGATTTTTCACATTCaatctttcatttatttatttattataatgttttttttaaaagaaagtttGTTGCGCAATTATTGGTCAATCTGTGTGTTTTGTGAGAGTGTGATTGATCATTGACGGAGTTAGCAGAGAACTCTGAGTTGAGTCAACTCAGCGAGTTAAAACTTTTCTTGGTGCCGAGTCGATTTCACCCTGTAGATTCAACAACAGTGTACCTCACTCAAGTCTCAACTATCTTTTACCAATCaaaattccttcttttttttcttttcacattgTACTTTTCActacattttattttcatttccattttaaaaaataaaaataaaaattttcgcATTCTCTGTCTCTGATTGTTCGGTGAAAAGTTCCGATTCATGATAATTGGCTtaatttagaaataattttcaattttcagttatACTGATTGACTCAGTGAGTTCTGACCGATTCAGGAAAGGTCTGAGACTTAGGAACTACGATAACACCATGGATTCCACACAGTCACAGCAGAGAAGAGGAGGATTAGTATCACTATCGCCGGCACAGACTCCGCGGTCTAGCGATAAGGCGGTGCGAGATCTGCGATCTGGTGATTCCAATTCCAGCTCCAAGAATGACAAAGAAAAAGGTGTCAATGTGCAGGTTCTTGTGCGTTGCAGGTGAGTTTTCGAGTTTCCAAATTCGGCTGATTTGTTAAGTTAGGTTTGGTTTTCATTTCGGACTCttgatttttttggtgttgTGGATTTTGCTAATTTTAGGCCATTGAGTGATGATGAGTTGAGGGTCCACACGCCGGTGGTGATTTCTTGTAATGAGAATAGAAGGGAAGTTTGCGCGGTTCAGAGTATAGCCAACAAGCAGATTGATAGAACGTTCGCCTTTGACAAGGTTTGCTAtgcttaattttgtttgtttcttttggaATGTGCAGTAGGGGTGTgcaagattttgaattttttttaagttctttgtgtttcattttgttgttgatgCTGAAATCCTAGGAAAATGTACCTCAAATAAGTGGATTGGTTCAGCTCTAGACTTGTTTAAGGATaggggtttgtgggttttgtttctttttgtgttgttcaaaattatgtaaatttgaaaattgtgaTAATGTTGCTTTTGTGTTCAGTTCCCGGTTTTATTTGCCGAACTGACAGAGTTTAAGTTTATTGAATGATTTTTGTGCTATTTGTTGTGACTTTGTGGAAGTGATTGTAATGTTGGATAATTTGGTTTAGGTCTTTGGTCCGAACTCCCAACAGAAGGAACTGTATGAACAGTCTGTGTCTCCAATTGTGAATGAAGTACTTGAGGGCTATAACTGTACTATCTTTGCGTATGGTCAGACAGGAACTGGGAAAACATATACAATGGAAGGAGGAGCAAGAAAAAAGGTTTTGTTTCATACCAATTGAATTTATATGTATTTGTCTCGGCTTTCAATTGTATTCGTTGCTgataaattttttgctttttgtagAATGGGGAGTTTCCTAATGATGCGGGTGTTATCCCAAGAGCGGTTAAGCAAATTTTTGATATATTAGAAGCTCAGAATGCTGAATATAGCATGAAAGTTACATTTTTAGAGCTGTACAATGAGGAAATAACAGATCTTTTGGCCCCAGAGGAAACTTCTAAATACATTGATGACAAATCTAAGAAACCCATAGCTTTAATGGAGGATGGAAAAGGGGGTGTATTTGTGAGAGGCTTGGAAGAAGAGATAGTATGTACTGCAAATGAAATTTACAAAATCTTGGAGAAAGGTTCTGCAAAAAGGCGTACAGCTGAAACTCTTCTTAACAAACAAAGCAGTCGTTCTCACTCAATATTTTCAATCACAATTCACATTAAGGAGTGTACACCAGAGGGAGAAGAGATGATTAAATGCGGGAAGCTGAACCTTGTTGACCTTGCGGGTTCTGAGAATATTTCACGTTCTGGTGCTAGAGAGGTATGACCTGAATAGAACTAATGTATATTCAACTTAAGCTCGTGAAATTATGTAACTATTTAGAGCAGATGCATCATATTGTGAGTACGTCTTATGTTTTATTCTGAATCTCTGACTGAGAGATATACTCTTACCTTTCGTATTTGATTGCAAAGAAATTGTAACCTGCAGGGTAGAGCGAGGGAAGCTGGGGAGATTAATAAGAGCTTGCTTACCCTGGGTCGAGTTATTAATGCACTAGTTGAACACTCTGGTCATGTTCCATATAGGTAAGAACTACTATGTATAACTATATGAACACTCTTTGCTGGAGATTAAGTCTTTCTTCTTACACACTCTCTTTGAATTGGAGTGtggttttttctcatttttcatgttcttccttttctttgtttcttgacCGTTGTTCTTTTGTTTCCTGATTTGTGCCCccatagtacatccccaatgtactcggTTTGGCAATCtttctattattaataatattcttacgttatttatcaaaaaaaaaaactatgtataACCATTTAATAGGTGTCCTCCTGTCTCCTGGTTATTTATGCAAACCTGGAAAGTAAGTTTAATTGCTATGTGGTGCTTGGAATATCAGGGATAGCAAATTAACAAGGTTATTGAGGGATTCCTTGGGAGGGAAAACGAAGACATGCGTCATCGCTACAATTTCACCCTCCATTCATTGTTTGGAAGAAACACTCAGCACCCTAGATTACGCACACCGTGCCAAGAATATCAAGAATAAACCTGAGGTCAGTAGGTGCTtcactgtgtgtgtgtgtgtgtgtattgtcaATCCTCTTTTAGTGTAAATCTGTTTCTCATATTGTTGATTTGAGTTCCTTTCTTTGTAACATCCATAATGATTTGCATTTGATTATTATTTCAGATCAATCAGAAGATGATGAAATCTGCATTGATCAAGGATCTGTACTCTGAAATTGACCGGCTGAAGCAAGGTTGACTACCACTTAGATTGTTCTGTGTGTATGTTAAGTAAATTATATGACATGTTTCTGTTAAGTAAATTATATGGCATGTTTCTTTGTGTTCCATTAGAGGTATATGCTGCAAGAGAGAAGAATGGGATCTACATTCCACGAGACCGTTATCTTAATGAAGAAGCAGAGAAGAAGGTTCAGCTATTTCCATAAAATTGGATTATggaatattttttgtttctgaGTTTTACCATGAATTGGAATGGAAGCATTGTTAATATTTGTTAATCTCTCTTTTACCCTAGGCAATGGCTGAAAAAATAGAGCGAATGGAACTTGATTCCGATTCTAAGGACAAGGTATGTTCCATTGAGGAGCTTTTCCTCACAGTTCTCTCCAGGTTGCTAcatttgaatgaaaataattgTGTTCTGATTTTTGACCAGCATCTGATGGAGCTTCAAGAACTTTACAGTTCTCAGCAACTTTTGACAGAAGAATTGAGTGATAAACTTGAAAAAACCGAGGTATAATATATTTGGGTGGTTAAGTACAGGGGGCCTTACATTTTTTGTTTAACTTATTGTTCTGCTTCCATGTTGTGCATGAACTTAAGTTCTCTCTGTTGTATGTGACTTCAGAAAAAGCTTGAGGAAACGGAGCATTCACTTTTTGATCTTGAGGAAAAGCACAGACAGGCAAAtgcaacaataaaagaaaaggaattcCTCATTTTCAATCTCCTCAAATCTGGTGAGCAAAGTTTCATTCTTGTGctctagaaaaaaattttagtctacATATAGcactgttttttctttctgcttaatttttttgcaagtatTTCTACTTTCTGCCTAATATCTATCTTGAAGATTATTGATTAAAAGGATAAAGCATCTTGGAGATTGAGCATGGAGAAAACTTTGGGCAATTAATTCTAACCagaattttatactttttgttCATACATTGTTAAGTAGCGACGTATCTGATGAACATTTGAAAGCCTCGTGCATTTGtaatccaaaatatatatatatatatatatatataaacttcgAAGTCTTTCATTTGTCTTTATATTTGATGCATCAAATGGCCTTAATTGTCCTACACTTTGTTCATATTTGCATTTGCTTTTGTAGCTTGAAATTTATGGTTCTTTGGATTCATCTTCATGTGATTGATGATATTTGTATTTACTGTTAATTTTTCAGAGAAGGCACTTGTTGAGCGATCATTTGAGCTTCGATCAGAGCTAGAAAATGCTGCATCAGATGTGTCCAATTTATTTGCCAAAATTGGTTTGTATTATCATTTTGGAAATTCAACTTGTTTTGGGTATTGTCAACCTAAACTAGAGGTGATTTATTGCTAATCATGGTTGATTTTTCAGAGCGCAAGGATAAAATTGATGATGGAAATAGAATACTTATCCAGAAATTCCAGTCCCAATTAACTCAACAGCTTGAAATCTTGCACAAGACCGTGGCAGCTTCTGTGACTCAACAAGAGCAGCAACTGAGGGACATGGAGGAAGATATGCAGTCCTTTGTATCAACAAAAGTAGAGGTACAATCCAAGCTAGATGATTACGTGTGTTCTTCAGGTTTGATGTCAATCCgcttaattttttcttttgctatacTTGAAGGCTACTGAAGAACTTAGAGGAAGGCTGGGAAAGTTGAAAACTAGGTATGGTTCTGGTGTTAAAGCTTTGGATGATATAACTGGGGAGCTTGAAGTAAATTCTCAATCAACTTTTGGTAACCTGAATTCTGAAGTTTCTAGGCATTCATCAGCCCTTGAAGATGTAAGTTACCTTCTTTAATAGTacttttattgaattttctctctccttttttttttatgtgtttgacTTCATTTGTATGTGATTCAGCTCTTCAAAGGAATTGCTTCAGAAGCTGATGCACTACTAAATGATCTTCAAAGCAGTCTTCACAAGCAAGAGGAGAAGCTATCTGCTTATGCACAACAGCAGCGTGAGGTTCGTAAGTTGTTTTTTTGGACTTCATATTAGAGGTGTTTGGATTATTATCACTTTTGTTGAACAAATGCTTCTCTCTGTTACCCGTTACAGGCACATGCAAGGGCAGTAGAAACTGCAAGATCAGTTTCTAAAATAACCGTCAACTTCTTCAAGACTCTAGACATGCATGCGTCTAACTTGACCCAAATTGTGGAAGAAGCACAAACAGTCAATGATGAGAAATTGTCTGAACTTGAAAAGAAGTTTGAGGTGGTTGTAGTTCTCTATTTAAGTTTGGATGGATCATAATAAAAGACTTGAACTTTTgtattaaatgttttttttttcttttttcaaaatactCTTAGGAATGTGCTGCTAATGAAGAAAGGCAATTGTTGGCAAAAGTTGCTGAACTGCTTGCAAGTTCAAATGCTAGGAAGAAACAACTGGTACCTCTTGTTATTAAACTGCTAAATATTCTCTTCATTGCATCCATGTTGTTCATCTTTAAATGAGGTTTTTTGtaaattagttgtaacttaaATTTAGCTTTGATTAGTAACTCTGTGTTTCCTTAGGTCCAAATGGCAGTAAATGATCTTCGGGAGAGTGCAACCAGCAGAACCAACAAACTACAACAAGAAATGTCTACTATGCAAGATTCCACTTCTTCTGTTAAAGCTAAATGGACAATTCAGATGGAAAAAACAGAATCTCACTACGTTGAGGATACTTCTGCTGTGGAATGTGGAAAGGAAGACCTAGAAGAGGCTCTTCAGAATTGGTATGGGCTAAAATGAGATGATAATAGATAACACGTGTGGTCTTGGCATGGTTTGGTCTCCTTAAATTATTTTCTAGTATATGCCCTGAACTTTTGGCTACCAAAATTTTGCAGTTTGAAGAAGGCGAACTTGGGTGCACAACAATGGAAGAATGCTCAAGAATCCTTGCTCAGTCTAGAAAAGAGCAATGTTGCTTCTGTGGATTCCATTGTTAGGTATGTACTTATATACTTCCGGATACAATTGCTCTGAATCTTTGTTCAATATTGCTCAtttcagtttttccttttcaatcAGGAGAGGAATGGAAGCCAACCAAATCCTACGTGCACGGTTTTCTTCTGCTGTGTCAACTGCCTTAGAAGATGTGAACATTGCTAACAAGGATCTGCTTTCATCCATTGATCGTCAGTATCTAATTTTACACGCACGTTATTACATAGATTTGAAGTTTGTGTCGGAAGATTActgaaaatttttgtcaaacTATGAATCAAAAACTTGCAGATTCACTACAACTTGACCATGATGCATGTGGAAATCTAAATTCTATGATAGTTCCTTGTTGCGGGGATTTAAGGGAACTAAAGGGAGGCCATTACCACAAGATCGTAGAGATAACTGAAAATGCAGGGATTTGCCTTCTGCATGAATACACGGTAAGATCATTGGAGGCTTTTTAGTATGATGCGTTCCTTGTTTAACATTATGGCTTGTTTTAATACTGTCCTATTACACGTCAACATGACAAAAtgcaagagagaagaaaacttaTAAAGACATCATCTAATTGTTCCTagttaataaaattaaatggaCATTCTCATCTTCACAACCCTTGTATACATTCAGTGAgagaacccttttttttttctcaaatgtaATGGATGTGGAAATAGAACTATCATCCAGAAACCCAGATGTACATGTACTTGTTCTTTAACAAGATTTCAAACCTATGA
Protein-coding regions in this window:
- the LOC115988480 gene encoding kinesin-like protein KIN-5D; amino-acid sequence: MDSTQSQQRRGGLVSLSPAQTPRSSDKAVRDLRSGDSNSSSKNDKEKGVNVQVLVRCRPLSDDELRVHTPVVISCNENRREVCAVQSIANKQIDRTFAFDKVFGPNSQQKELYEQSVSPIVNEVLEGYNCTIFAYGQTGTGKTYTMEGGARKKNGEFPNDAGVIPRAVKQIFDILEAQNAEYSMKVTFLELYNEEITDLLAPEETSKYIDDKSKKPIALMEDGKGGVFVRGLEEEIVCTANEIYKILEKGSAKRRTAETLLNKQSSRSHSIFSITIHIKECTPEGEEMIKCGKLNLVDLAGSENISRSGAREGRAREAGEINKSLLTLGRVINALVEHSGHVPYRDSKLTRLLRDSLGGKTKTCVIATISPSIHCLEETLSTLDYAHRAKNIKNKPEINQKMMKSALIKDLYSEIDRLKQEVYAAREKNGIYIPRDRYLNEEAEKKAMAEKIERMELDSDSKDKHLMELQELYSSQQLLTEELSDKLEKTEKKLEETEHSLFDLEEKHRQANATIKEKEFLIFNLLKSEKALVERSFELRSELENAASDVSNLFAKIERKDKIDDGNRILIQKFQSQLTQQLEILHKTVAASVTQQEQQLRDMEEDMQSFVSTKVEATEELRGRLGKLKTRYGSGVKALDDITGELEVNSQSTFGNLNSEVSRHSSALEDLFKGIASEADALLNDLQSSLHKQEEKLSAYAQQQREAHARAVETARSVSKITVNFFKTLDMHASNLTQIVEEAQTVNDEKLSELEKKFEECAANEERQLLAKVAELLASSNARKKQLVQMAVNDLRESATSRTNKLQQEMSTMQDSTSSVKAKWTIQMEKTESHYVEDTSAVECGKEDLEEALQNCLKKANLGAQQWKNAQESLLSLEKSNVASVDSIVRRGMEANQILRARFSSAVSTALEDVNIANKDLLSSIDHSLQLDHDACGNLNSMIVPCCGDLRELKGGHYHKIVEITENAGICLLHEYTVDEPSCSTPRKRSFNLPSVASIEELRTPSFEELLKAFWDAKSARLANGDVKHIAGVYEAAQSVRDSRVPLTAIN